TCCTGGTGTAACGGCCATTATTGTCGATGCTCTAAGTAAAGCAGGTATTCAAATTTTACAATCTGCTGATAGCCATACAACGATTTGGGTACTTGTAAAAGAAAAAGATATGGTCAAAGCAGTAAATGCATTGCATCATGCTTTTGAATTAGAAAAATTAAATCAATCATCAAAATGTTCAGTTATTCGTTAAGTAGATAAATATGTAAGGAGTGAATAGAATGAATTTCGGTTCAGTATTAACGGCTATGGTAACTCCGTTTGATCGAAAAGGAAATGTAGACTTTGAGGCGACTACACGTCTTGTGGAGTATTTAATTAATAATGGAACAGAAGGATTAGTAGTTTGTGGTACAACAGGGGAATCACCTACATTAACAACAGAAGAAAAATTAGCAATGTTTAAACATGTTGTATCTGTCGTAAACAAACGAGTACCTGTTATCGCAGGAACAGGCACAAACAATACGAAAGCATCGATTGATATGACAAAACAAGCAGAATCAATTGGAGTAGACGGAATTATGGCGGTTGCCCCCTATTATAACAAACCGAGTCAAGAAGGGTTATACGAGCATTATAAAGCGATTGCAGAAAGTACTTCGCTACCAGTAATGATTTATAACATTCCAGGACGCTCTAGTGTGAACATTCAACCGAAGACAATTATTCGTTTGGCGGAAATTGAAAATATTACATCGGTAAAAGAAGCAAGTGGTAATTTAGATGCTTTCACCGAAATTATTGCCAATACACCAGATGATTTTATTCTATATTCGGGAGATGACGGTTTAACATTACCTGCATTATCGATTGGTGCAGTTGGTGTTATTTCGGTAGCAAGCCATGTCATCGGAAATGAAATGAGCAAAATGGTGAAATTATTTAAAGAAGGACACTTAAAAGAAGCTGCGAGTATGCATCAAAAATTATTACCAGTGATGCGTACGTTATTTATCGCACCATCACCTGCACCAGTAAAAGCAGCTTTACAAATGAAAGGATTAGATGTTGGAAGCGTTCGGTTACCGATTATTCCACTTTCAAAAGAAGAGCGAGAACTAGTTCAAAACACGATTCAACCATATTTATAAAGAGTGATATTATATCGCTCTTTTTTTTTGCCTTCAAACAGACAATAAGCTCCTTCATCATAGAACTTTCTTTTATCACTTATTACAGGGTAGTAAGATAAATGTGAAGGTGGCATGGAAAACAATTAAGCTTCACCATTTCTGCTATAAGTCAAAGTGCTCTAGGGGCAAATAGTGCCTTTTACGCCCCCACCGTTTTTTTTGATAAAAGTTGGATAAGTACCTCTAGCCAACAGTGAAGGAGTACGAAAACCACTTATTGATGGAAGATTTCTTTATAAAAACAAAGGTTTTGTGGAATAAACAAGGAATAATAT
The genomic region above belongs to Massilibacterium senegalense and contains:
- the dapA gene encoding 4-hydroxy-tetrahydrodipicolinate synthase is translated as MNFGSVLTAMVTPFDRKGNVDFEATTRLVEYLINNGTEGLVVCGTTGESPTLTTEEKLAMFKHVVSVVNKRVPVIAGTGTNNTKASIDMTKQAESIGVDGIMAVAPYYNKPSQEGLYEHYKAIAESTSLPVMIYNIPGRSSVNIQPKTIIRLAEIENITSVKEASGNLDAFTEIIANTPDDFILYSGDDGLTLPALSIGAVGVISVASHVIGNEMSKMVKLFKEGHLKEAASMHQKLLPVMRTLFIAPSPAPVKAALQMKGLDVGSVRLPIIPLSKEERELVQNTIQPYL